The following proteins are co-located in the Paraburkholderia phytofirmans PsJN genome:
- a CDS encoding putative type VI secretion system effector, whose translation MQEPKFHLQPILLRGTIANLQRSRRTHDFVLTQFQQNAVGVTAVGTAAMGFGAAGIGLVNMASNADEEADWVEFRLDGMQMQGWLWLLPMRNGDVVEVVAEKVGESRYVVYSIKREGDDIVSVYPHATAGRRQHYRSMAKTLLWAFVFVNAIGVFAMHKPGDFGAKFLSFAAFMGVAMAAALVVFATIFYRVTQKMMGFVRLAEAIFRTYGWPDVENINLRKTSRAHRGTNTLANYGRYYFRYK comes from the coding sequence ATGCAAGAACCCAAATTTCACCTTCAACCGATACTGCTGCGCGGGACGATTGCCAACCTGCAGCGCTCCCGGCGCACTCATGATTTTGTGCTCACTCAATTCCAGCAAAATGCGGTGGGCGTAACCGCCGTGGGTACGGCCGCAATGGGTTTTGGCGCAGCTGGTATTGGACTCGTGAATATGGCGTCCAACGCGGACGAGGAAGCCGACTGGGTCGAGTTCCGACTGGACGGAATGCAGATGCAAGGCTGGCTTTGGCTCTTGCCGATGCGCAATGGGGATGTTGTAGAAGTCGTAGCCGAGAAGGTAGGAGAAAGCCGATACGTCGTCTATTCGATCAAGCGAGAGGGGGACGATATCGTTTCCGTCTATCCGCATGCTACCGCGGGCCGCAGGCAGCACTATCGCAGCATGGCAAAAACCTTGCTCTGGGCTTTCGTGTTCGTCAACGCAATCGGCGTGTTTGCGATGCACAAGCCGGGAGACTTCGGCGCCAAATTTCTTTCGTTTGCCGCGTTCATGGGCGTCGCGATGGCGGCAGCTCTTGTCGTCTTTGCAACTATTTTTTACCGTGTCACCCAAAAGATGATGGGCTTTGTTCGGCTTGCCGAAGCTATTTTCAGAACCTATGGCTGGCCGGACGTGGAAAACATCAACCTTCGCAAGACGTCACGCGCGCACCGCGGAACCAATACCCTTGCGAATTACGGCCGCTATTACTTCCGTTACAAGTAA
- a CDS encoding PAAR domain-containing protein produces MMNLIRLDDDTDHGGKVITASQTMSFDGRFVARKGDEVSCPKHVDVKPNVIVEGDESMTDNGVPIARHGDQTTCGCKLISSLV; encoded by the coding sequence ATGATGAATCTCATTCGTCTCGATGACGATACTGATCATGGCGGAAAGGTGATCACCGCATCGCAGACCATGTCTTTCGACGGCCGCTTTGTTGCTCGCAAGGGTGACGAAGTCTCCTGTCCAAAGCACGTGGATGTGAAACCCAACGTCATCGTTGAGGGAGACGAGTCGATGACGGACAACGGTGTCCCGATCGCGCGACATGGTGACCAGACGACTTGTGGGTGCAAGTTGATCTCAAGCCTGGTCTGA
- a CDS encoding T6SS effector BTH_I2691 family protein, with translation MDPTEQHCANCKKTGLPILPVRYTVLPKTVSAKLPGGISGTGVTNIELHEHHYGLRTLREGWLYLFYVKGARGSNYWEAYKVTQDGRLWKQTLPLTTTPTTHPACAQKRIAVPMDLIAIEQPEKCTGRVYIAFSEITWHSDIFKQYADNETLRNKRMQWIEPARWIKGSKDENGHAVLATEASIDDVVEYMPGLDPKLLEPQRLLEPKNAALSDESGNYKAEWVRKEATRYPLHVRQATPASASGSLVKVMNYVGETEDGKHRPPMLLALWDGIGNAHELNGFRNDPASWFDQYVTERALQVTAMHNIDTAHKVVQSRQEQALNNQESMARQAHEMTPLGRPEAQTALAAQRARALAGADPARTAQINAYYDDMNWMAANNIPGSYQTQLIQMGRMSSAGSASSTAPYTGVYRDDIMNKARAYAQARPGFHDRNVKDSTTRAWSAYEARLKRDNIEAFRKNYEGLQSTVYQLQETRSDDVGKWVNAPLLLAALEDCHPGDTHDSLVFEAIVSDAVTGLASTPKGKAVVDGLITQWDPTQPGSLIWRVVAMNQMDARQELGQALKAAQAHKATPLETGFETFASIAASTKKLVGYYKSLSQTALETDPKKITPLAGLFQRLGADQFGMSVGDAIFAKFRINQIGDYVGEKFIQSILLQRAGVPYADAIALVRKQAELEKISRLDTIKRLLTARAALRSPAPEGAPNATKELYEAWDKIKLTDESRKPLLMGRIAVVSGLLEAVNFVHLIAGAQDKDTKLKLMQSGASLCSSLVTISMTPYYAVLKNSTRSLTWKLVGGGLSSFGTFVSAWLDWENVDTAILKHQFDVVGVLGIKTLAGGLSGTAILLDAISTSAPLLKKIASRYGTEAVIAAVEAVSERIAIIAGLRAIGMLAGWEATIGLILLQALADWLTPDALEAWCSRCAFGTGQETIYRVTDHSVPLYTKNLEQDKEFTDAMAKVS, from the coding sequence ATGGATCCGACCGAACAACACTGCGCTAATTGCAAAAAGACTGGCTTGCCCATCTTGCCGGTGCGCTATACCGTGCTCCCGAAAACCGTTTCTGCCAAGCTCCCCGGCGGTATCAGCGGCACAGGCGTCACGAATATCGAGTTGCATGAGCATCACTACGGATTGCGCACGTTGCGTGAAGGCTGGCTATACCTATTTTACGTCAAGGGCGCGCGCGGTAGTAACTACTGGGAGGCTTATAAGGTCACGCAGGATGGTCGCCTGTGGAAGCAAACGTTGCCACTCACAACTACCCCAACTACACACCCCGCTTGCGCGCAAAAACGCATTGCCGTCCCGATGGACCTGATTGCGATCGAGCAGCCGGAGAAATGTACGGGTCGCGTCTATATCGCGTTTTCGGAAATCACCTGGCATAGCGATATCTTCAAACAGTACGCAGACAACGAGACATTGCGAAATAAGCGAATGCAGTGGATCGAGCCGGCGAGGTGGATCAAGGGCAGCAAAGACGAAAACGGACATGCCGTGCTTGCGACCGAGGCGAGCATCGACGATGTCGTCGAATACATGCCGGGCCTGGATCCGAAACTACTCGAACCGCAGCGATTGCTGGAACCGAAAAATGCGGCGCTGAGCGATGAGAGCGGCAATTACAAAGCGGAATGGGTGAGGAAGGAAGCGACGCGGTACCCTTTGCACGTCCGGCAAGCCACCCCTGCATCGGCGAGTGGTTCGCTCGTTAAAGTGATGAACTACGTTGGCGAGACGGAAGACGGCAAGCATCGGCCACCAATGCTGCTGGCATTGTGGGACGGTATCGGAAATGCTCACGAACTGAACGGATTTCGCAACGATCCGGCATCGTGGTTCGATCAGTACGTCACCGAGCGCGCACTGCAGGTCACGGCGATGCACAATATCGACACTGCGCACAAGGTCGTTCAGTCTCGCCAGGAGCAAGCGCTTAACAACCAGGAGAGCATGGCGAGGCAAGCGCATGAAATGACGCCGCTCGGCCGACCGGAGGCGCAGACCGCGCTGGCCGCGCAACGTGCGCGAGCGCTAGCCGGTGCGGACCCGGCACGGACGGCGCAAATCAACGCCTACTACGACGACATGAACTGGATGGCTGCCAACAATATTCCGGGCAGCTATCAGACCCAGCTGATTCAGATGGGACGGATGAGCAGCGCGGGCAGTGCAAGCTCGACTGCGCCTTACACCGGTGTATATCGCGACGACATCATGAACAAGGCGCGTGCTTATGCTCAGGCGCGCCCCGGGTTCCATGATCGTAACGTTAAAGACAGCACGACACGTGCGTGGTCGGCATACGAAGCACGACTTAAGCGGGACAACATCGAGGCCTTTCGAAAGAACTATGAAGGTTTGCAATCGACGGTTTATCAATTGCAGGAGACTCGCAGCGACGACGTTGGGAAGTGGGTCAACGCACCACTGCTGCTAGCCGCGCTCGAAGACTGCCATCCCGGCGACACACATGACTCCCTGGTTTTTGAAGCCATTGTTTCCGACGCTGTGACCGGTTTGGCGTCCACTCCCAAGGGTAAAGCGGTTGTGGACGGTTTGATCACTCAATGGGATCCGACTCAACCCGGCAGTTTGATCTGGCGTGTCGTGGCAATGAATCAGATGGATGCCCGCCAGGAACTCGGCCAGGCATTGAAGGCGGCGCAAGCGCATAAGGCTACGCCGCTGGAAACGGGCTTCGAAACATTCGCATCGATTGCGGCTTCTACCAAGAAACTGGTTGGCTACTATAAAAGCCTCTCTCAAACGGCGCTCGAGACCGACCCAAAGAAAATTACGCCGCTTGCCGGATTATTCCAGCGCCTCGGCGCGGATCAGTTCGGCATGAGCGTCGGTGATGCCATCTTTGCAAAATTCAGAATCAATCAGATTGGCGATTATGTTGGCGAGAAATTCATTCAATCGATTCTATTGCAGCGCGCTGGCGTGCCCTATGCGGACGCAATCGCACTGGTTCGCAAACAGGCCGAACTCGAGAAAATAAGCCGCCTGGATACGATCAAACGTCTTTTGACGGCACGCGCGGCTTTGCGCAGCCCAGCTCCTGAAGGGGCTCCTAACGCGACCAAAGAGTTGTACGAGGCTTGGGACAAGATCAAGCTCACTGACGAAAGCCGAAAACCGCTTCTTATGGGGCGTATCGCCGTTGTCAGCGGATTACTGGAAGCCGTTAATTTTGTCCATCTCATCGCGGGAGCGCAGGACAAGGACACCAAGCTCAAACTGATGCAATCGGGCGCGTCGCTATGCTCGTCACTCGTTACTATCAGCATGACGCCTTACTACGCGGTGTTGAAAAACTCGACGCGCTCTCTGACTTGGAAGCTGGTGGGGGGAGGTCTGAGCAGCTTTGGTACATTTGTCTCAGCATGGCTAGATTGGGAAAATGTAGATACGGCGATTTTGAAACACCAATTTGACGTGGTTGGAGTTTTAGGTATCAAGACGCTTGCGGGTGGTCTATCAGGCACGGCAATTCTCTTGGATGCCATCAGCACATCAGCTCCGTTGCTCAAGAAAATCGCGTCTCGGTACGGTACAGAAGCAGTGATTGCGGCAGTTGAAGCGGTATCTGAACGCATTGCCATCATTGCGGGGTTGCGCGCCATTGGTATGTTGGCGGGTTGGGAAGCAACAATCGGTTTGATCTTGCTGCAGGCGTTAGCTGACTGGCTCACTCCGGATGCACTGGAGGCGTGGTGTTCGCGGTGCGCTTTCGGGACTGGGCAGGAGACCATTTATCGCGTGACCGATCACAGCGTTCCGCTCTACACAAAGAACCTGGAACAGGACAAAGAATTTACTGATGCCATGGCTAAGGTCTCATGA
- a CDS encoding putative type VI secretion system effector yields the protein MKNKEQHISTVLLRGTITKLERSRRSHDFVLTQVQQRQVGATALGAAAMGMGAAGMGLVSMASNSDEEADWVEFELDGKKMQGWLWLLPMRNGDEVEVVAEKVADDRYIVYSVKRDGDDIVAMYPHATAGRKAHYRNMTKIMLWTFFVLYAILVVGTYFKGEISSDLYAYTVSMATIGVGGFIVFGIIFYRTSLKLMGFVRLAEAVFRTYGWPDVQNIDLRKTSREHRGTNTLSNYGRHYFRYKINVDPRA from the coding sequence ATGAAGAACAAAGAACAACACATCTCCACCGTCCTGCTACGCGGCACCATTACGAAGCTGGAGCGTTCACGCCGTAGTCACGACTTCGTATTGACACAGGTGCAGCAACGACAGGTCGGCGCTACCGCCTTGGGTGCGGCAGCGATGGGTATGGGTGCGGCCGGTATGGGACTCGTCAGTATGGCGTCCAACTCCGACGAGGAAGCTGACTGGGTGGAGTTTGAACTCGACGGCAAGAAAATGCAGGGTTGGTTGTGGCTATTGCCAATGCGCAACGGCGATGAAGTCGAAGTCGTCGCAGAGAAGGTGGCAGACGATCGCTACATCGTCTATTCGGTTAAGCGCGATGGCGACGATATCGTGGCGATGTATCCGCATGCCACCGCTGGCAGAAAGGCGCACTACCGAAACATGACGAAGATCATGCTGTGGACATTCTTTGTCCTTTACGCAATTCTCGTCGTCGGGACGTACTTTAAGGGCGAAATTTCAAGTGACCTCTACGCCTATACGGTTTCCATGGCCACCATCGGTGTTGGCGGATTTATCGTATTCGGCATCATTTTCTATCGGACATCCCTGAAGCTGATGGGGTTCGTTCGCTTAGCCGAGGCAGTTTTCAGAACCTATGGTTGGCCAGACGTCCAGAATATCGATCTGAGAAAGACCTCACGGGAACACAGGGGAACGAATACTTTGTCGAACTATGGGCGCCATTACTTCCGATACAAAATAAATGTTGACCCACGGGCGTAA
- a CDS encoding DUF4123 domain-containing protein, whose protein sequence is MESLNYRNASAPRVAANTKEQGVEVSAVDQTVGMLRAYFSQRPDTHCLVVVDPSRLGFPESLEQEIPVSEQPHAIVTIAHGAFPDEHRPYLVELNLSTPAGVELLTESVRLAFEDRHPDSIAQGLGQRIGGWLVSNGPADVVAAYWSQQILQADNRGRQCALRFYDSRALSLLWPMLSPGQRQALLGPVSAWHALDACGKPCIYTSTDTSPADLTLTDAQWQATHRHGLINRALGLHMLAVERQPDPQEVEAAVASAARAEQYGLNDRDDIIAFIGHALAWHPLFDRHPKVTRALQQREPDDFYTAAISELTPDDIGEIQRGNWFNEKSLSSAAR, encoded by the coding sequence ATGGAATCGTTGAACTATCGCAACGCTAGTGCGCCGCGCGTCGCGGCCAATACGAAAGAGCAAGGGGTTGAAGTTTCAGCCGTCGACCAGACCGTCGGCATGCTGAGGGCGTACTTCAGCCAACGCCCTGATACGCATTGTCTGGTCGTGGTCGATCCAAGTCGACTCGGTTTCCCGGAGAGCCTGGAACAAGAGATTCCTGTCTCCGAACAACCGCACGCGATCGTAACGATTGCGCACGGAGCGTTTCCTGATGAGCACCGTCCCTACCTCGTCGAACTCAATCTCTCGACTCCGGCCGGCGTGGAATTGCTGACGGAAAGCGTACGCCTTGCATTCGAAGACCGGCATCCGGACTCGATAGCCCAAGGCCTCGGTCAGCGTATCGGCGGCTGGCTGGTCAGCAACGGGCCGGCGGACGTCGTCGCCGCTTACTGGTCACAACAAATATTGCAGGCGGATAACCGCGGGCGCCAATGCGCATTGCGCTTTTACGACTCGCGAGCGCTCAGTCTGCTTTGGCCGATGTTGTCACCCGGCCAGCGACAAGCGCTGCTAGGACCGGTGAGCGCGTGGCACGCATTGGATGCGTGCGGCAAGCCCTGCATTTACACGAGCACGGATACGTCACCAGCCGATCTGACGCTAACCGATGCACAGTGGCAGGCAACTCATCGTCACGGGCTGATCAATCGGGCACTCGGCCTGCATATGCTGGCCGTGGAGCGGCAGCCCGATCCGCAGGAGGTCGAGGCCGCGGTCGCTAGCGCCGCGCGCGCGGAGCAATATGGTTTGAACGATCGCGATGACATCATCGCGTTCATCGGTCATGCGCTAGCCTGGCATCCGCTATTCGATCGACATCCGAAAGTGACGCGGGCATTGCAACAGAGAGAACCGGACGACTTTTATACGGCGGCTATCAGCGAATTGACTCCGGACGACATAGGAGAAATCCAGCGCGGTAATTGGTTTAACGAAAAGTCGCTTTCTTCAGCAGCACGGTAA